In the Symphalangus syndactylus isolate Jambi chromosome 17, NHGRI_mSymSyn1-v2.1_pri, whole genome shotgun sequence genome, cttcccAAATAAAAGAGGGGAAAGAACGGCTTGACTAATGACCTTCTTGTGATACTTATCTGTTGGCCTTTTCATTTGACCCTGGAATGGTCTATTTTGCTAGGTGTAGTATATGCCAATGAACGTGAAAGAAAACAATGGCAGAGAGATGAAGGATTTATTGACAATGGTTCTTTGGCTAGGTAAACTGACACCTGCTAATTACCAATAAGTGTCTTGGAAAGTGAAACGTGAAAGCAAAATCACAGATACGATTCTCATATACGTGCTTAAGGTTATTTGGAATGTGGTAAGGTCACAGCAACAATCAAGAATTAAGCTAGAAAACAAGCTGTGTATATTCTTAGTAAAGAAAATAGAAGTTTTATTGAAGTGctccattgttttaaaaaattaaaaatttcagacCCTTACAATTTTCCAAAATAGGATcattaaaaaatacctttattttAATACTTGTTAGGTGTCTTCTTgtctaaagagaaatgacagtgACTGAATGAATGTGTTCTACCCAAAGCACTCATAGGCCATGATGGACCCACATTCCTGGCCTTCAGTCAGTTTCCGGATATTTCTTTGCCCAGGGCTAAGATACTGAAATAAGgatttattaaaattaacataCCTGCAATTCTGGTTCTTAGATGGGAAGCATTTAATATATGGGCTTGGTTCTGAGATCTTTACTCAATAAAACTCCAACTGTTTTGGCTGACATCGTTGGCACTTCGTGACTGATTAAGGCCTCCGGTTCCATGTCACTTCGTCTTGGGACACGTGGCGCTAATGCCACTtttcaaccccccaccccattcaGCGACATTAACCCGGGCAACAGTCCAGGGCTAAACAGTTGCTGAAACAGTTAAATGTGTTTTATTGAGGTGAACCACGTACACAACCCCCTTTGAGTGAAACAATTTTGTTGTGTAACCATTTGTCACTTCTACATGGATGAGGTCAACGAAATCCTCAAAGTTGCTGTCTCAGGAATAAATTTTGTTCGTGGTTGGGAAAACGAAGTGGAGAATGTTATGGGATAGGGAAATCAGCTTGTTTATTTTCTCAGTGGTTAAGTGGGAGTGGGTAAAACACAATTGGCCGTGCATGTGCTTTGTTTAAACGGCGGTGCAGTAATTCTAAACGAGAAGACAAGACGCCCATCGTCACCGTCTTCTCCCTTTGTCTCACATTCCGCCCGGAGGTGTGGGGGGTCTCACTCAATGCGGAACGGAGGTGACGGGGCTAGGGGGCGGGGGTGCGGCGCCCCAGAGGCGAAGGCGGAGGCGCCAAGACGCCGCTCCTGGCCTCTCAGGATACCAGCCGGCTACACGCAAGGTCGGGGGCAAGGCCGCGTGGCGGCTTGGAGCGGCGCGAAGGAAGCGAGAGCTGGCTGCCCAAGGGCAAACGGCTCTGGCGGCGCCAGCCTGGGGCGCTGCAGCGGGCGGGGCGTGCGCAGCGCCGCTCCCGGGAGAGAAAGAAACCTCCGCAGTGTCGCGGCCCGGCTGCGACCGGAAAACGGAGggggaagagggaaaaggagaaggagtaGGGAGGGGGAAAAGGAGGTGGGGAGACGAAGGAGCGGGGAGGCGGCGGGCGGGGCCTGCGGTGCGCAGCCCCAGTAGATCTCCGGAAATTTTCCACTAACGCTCCGAGCGCCAGGGCCGCCCAGGCGCAGCCCGCCTCTGCGCGCCCGCGACCCACGTGACGGTGATTCACTCGGCACCGCCTCCCCAGCCCGCGCGCGGACTTGGAGCCGAGCCGGGGAGCAGAGGTCGGGGGGAGGAGGAGttggaggagggggaggctgggaggaagggggaagggttcgggcagagggaggaggggaagcagAGGGGACGAGGAGGTGCGGAGGCGCTGGCAGGTACCTGGGCTCCGCCGCCCGGGTGTGTCTGGGTCGGGTCGGGGGCCCAGCAAAGCCCcgtccagtccagcctgggcaaactggGAGGCTGTCGGGTGCGCGCCAGCTACGCTCGCCTGCGTCGTGGAAAACCTAGAGAGCCCTACAGCGTCAGAGCTAATCCTGGGCCGCCTCGAGGCCCCGCGGAGTTTTCGCGAACGCGCTGGGCGGTGCAGGGATGCCCTGCTTGGGAGAGTGCAGGGTGGGAAGCGGGCACGCCCTGTTGGCAGCTGCCCGCGCTTGTGTACGTGTCTGCTGACGTGGAGAACTGTAGCTGTGGAAAGCCTGCGCCCCGGGGAGGGACGCGGGGGTGCAGTCGCGGCCCATTATCTGTGCCCGGGAAGTCCTGAAGGCTCTAGGAGTTGTCAGATTAAACCCCCAGACCCACGAGAAAATCCTGAAGCTTCGGTGAGCGTGGGATTTGGCGTGCAGTTGGTTCTGTATGGTTCCCTATTAAGACTTAGAAGTCGGCATACCAAGATTTCCTCTTACCCTTCGGCTGTGTTGAGTAGACATTACACAGACACCCCGCCCATGACTCTGCTCTTGcaaggaaacatttatttcaaaaatactgCAACCGTTTCATCTCTCGTGTCCTTTTAGGTTCTTTCTAGTAATTGTGAACTTTTCCTCTCAAGTCATTCAATCAAAGTCTtggaagcaaatgaaaaaaacatactACCCTGAAATAGAGTTCACATCTTTCTTTAACCAACTTGCTTTTCCCGAGAAGACAGCGTGGTGGGTTTGCAGTTCAGGTTTCTTCACAGACTCTCCTGGGGGTCTTTTTCCCTCTCTGGTACCTTGAGGCATAGGACAGAAGGGAGCTGCTGAAGTTTCTGGATGTCgcttatttttcacatttgttttaaCTTCTTTTGGCCAGAACTGTGTGTATTGTTTTCGCATGGATTTCTGCAATTAGAATTATTGTAGTTAGTAAGAATAATAATCTTCATATAAGGCTTAGGGTACGCACTACTTTAAGGTCTTTATAAATGTGTGCATATTCATTTCTCTCATCAACTCTGAGGTAGGGGCTATTCTTACCCCATTATTCactttttacaaatgaggaaactgatgcttgGAGAAGttagataacttgcccaaggccattcGTTCTCTAAGGAGGAACTGGAATTTGACCCCAAACTGTCAGGTAAATCTTATGCTTTGTTCATTATGCAATAGAAattctttattaataaatttaattgtATTGAAATATTAAGTTTACATTTTGGTGGGATTTTTCCCCCTCCTTTTATTAAAGTGGCCTTCCTGAATTTTGTTGTGGAGGGATGTTTAAAGTTAGTTTGGGTAGAAAGccacacacaattttaaaaaggaagtctTATGAAGAAATCATGCATTCCAAGGCAGTGTTACATTTTTCTTACAGGGTAGATGATTGAAATATTTGACCCaagaacttattttttttctcaggaGAAAGGTTTGTCTTCATACACCTTTAGCCCCGAGCAAATGGTGGATCCTCCAGGAGAATGACGATGAGGCTTTTTAGTCTTCAGGGTTCGATAAATATATATCGATTGAAATGTATTCAAGAAGTGAATACCCTTGAAAGGACGATGACATAATgccaaatgaaaaggaaatttcCCAAAGAAACCTAAATAATGGATGGATTTGATAGCAAGATACTACTGGTTTTTTCCTTCTGGAACCTTCTTTCTGCACTTGAAACCTTCCCTGTCTAGCCAGGACTGGGTTAGAAGCTCCTTTTGTGTGTTCGTGTGGCACCCAAGATCTGCCCCTGTAGTGGTACTGACCACGGTGTATTTTCGTGGCCTGTTCACCTGGCTGTGCTTCCTAGGAGAGTAAGTGCCTGGAAGAGCAGGCGTTCTGTCAGGCTCAACAGAGTGCAACAGCGTGTCCCCAGGGCTCAGGACAGTTGTTTGTCCTAGAGTTATGGGAGTTATTGAGCTAAGCAATACTTGTTAAAAGCATGAGCTTACACAATTGATCAGCCATGTCTTGTTAGGATGTACTGAATTGGAATTTAGCAGAAACTGGGAGAGCAAGGTACCCGTCAGGAACTGTCTGTTCAATCTTGGTTTGTGTATATCCCACTGACCCACATGTTATTTTGCACATAATAGTTTTTTGATGTTTATTAAGAACAAAAACAACCTCTTTAAAATTGTGTGTCCAGTTAGCTAACTTTATTTCAGCATCCAATTAGAGGTTTAATAACTACAGCCTTAATTCTGGCCTCACAATGAtagaatgataaaataataggattttttttttttttttttggctgaaagAGATAACTGCTCTGTCCAATACACAACCACTGGCCACATGGCTAtttgaatgaattaaaattaataaaattgacaatTAAGTTCTTCAATAGGGCATTTTAattgctcagtagccacatgtgactacttaaataaaattgattttattaattcattcaaaaatgGACAGCACTGACAGTTCCATTATTGTAGGAAGTATTATTGGACAGGGCTGATAAgttaccaaaggaaaaaaaacaggtaaaagaAGATACTTTAGATAGCTTAGCATTAGCATTCTTACATACAAAGAACATTACACTCATATTCAAGGTGtctgctattaggttggtgcaaaagtaattgcggtttttgccatttttaatgagaaaatatttcatatatgatAAACAGTTTTCCTTAGCAGTTGTGCCTAAATTAATGCACATTTAAGCATATTCAGGAGAATGAATGGTTCAAAAGGATTCCTTTTTGCATTCCTTTAAAGTGAATACTCATTCCAGTTGATCCtttgtgagttttattttttttctgtttaaacatACTGAAATCAACTTGAGTCACTACACAAGTTTGACATTCATTAGATTTGGCTGTGCTTTTTAAGCTCGCATGATTGAGAAACTAAAATACTCAGTAATGTTGGTAAAGGACAAATGCCAGATAGTTTTGGacagaccaaatatatatttaatgacaTCACACATGCAATACAGACAGTTCCCAATTTACAAACACTCTTGAGAAGCAGCCGTAggttaaatataaaacatacttGGTGTACCTTCTTTAAAATCCTCCTAAGAACAGTACCACCTGGGTATCCATTGTATGAACAAATtagtatataaaaaaataaaaataagtcttaGAGAATTTATAGTTTGAGCTGTGGAGGCAATAAAGAGGCTATGTAAAACTCTGGGAGAATTAGTTGAGGTTATTTCCACAGTAGAGCAGATTTGCTTAAGTAACCCCCTGACAAAAATAGCTTAGTTCCGCCTCCCCCCAGCATGCCTGCCCCTCCCTGCTGTGTGCATTTCCCCCAGTTCTTCAGTCGTTAAAAATTTTCCCATTTCATTTATACTCCAGTTTCAGTTCTGTTGATTCAAAGTTTTGGGACTTAGGACAAGTTTgctagcttctctgagcctcagttttttaaaCTGTTAAATAGGAATAATAGCATGCTGAGTgccaagaattaaagaaaaatttatgtgaaaatatagattagaaagaaaactaatataaatGCAAGGGATTATGATCATAATACTCATAAAACTTCAGTACTCCCTGGGAAGATCAAATGGCCATCAGTCATGTGCACGTGATCAGATCTGGGCCATCATATTTTTTTAAGCAAGTTGATGGCCTGAGGGTTCTTGGCCAGGTGGGAGGAGGCTGCTCTGGGATGTCgaagagagattttaaaaaggagatgGAAGGCTGTGAAAACATAGTTCAAATTGGAGGGAGCTTGGGCAAATACCACCTTTTCTTTTAAGGAATGAATGTAACTGCTTGCATTTTCTCTCTACTTCCTTCCTCTCATTGATTTATTCCGAAGGCTAAAGTTTCTACTTTACATTCTAATTCATCTGACATAGCATGGTTTTAAAAAACTTAGCATTGCTTGCTTTGATTTTCCAGTTGTCTTTTGCTGATGGAGCCTCTCTGAAGGGCAAATTCAAAGTACAGCTGGATACTGCAGCACTGGAGTGGGAACTTGTGGCTGTGGTTATGAAGGAGCCTAGGCAGCTATGCCTTTAGCTCCTGGTGAAGCAGTGCCAGTCACACTTTGCCAGTCAAACGGAGAGGCAGCAGTAGTAAGACCTGaccaaatcaaaccaaaccaaGCAAACCACAGGGGAATGGAGGTAGGTGAAGAGCGCCAAAGAGAATCATGGCTCACAACACTTCTAAACATGGTACATATATCAGTTCATTTAAGCCTTATGATGACCCTATGGGGTCAGTACTATTATCGTTATTATCCCcaactgaggcacagaacaaCTGTGTGACTAAGCAACTACTCAATGTCACACCACTGAAGTGATAGAAGTGCCATTTTAACTTAGACAGCTGGATCTGGGGTTTGTCCTCTTCACTGCTATGTTAGCAATTCTCAAACTTTCTGGTCTCAGAACCCCCTTGCAGTCTTAAAAAGTATTGAGGACCACAAAGAGTTTTGTTTATGTGGACTATATCTGTTGATATTTATAGTAGAAATTAAGACTAAAAACTTAAAAGATAGTCAGTGTATTTAAAAGTGATAACCAACTCACAATATGCTAATATAAatgacatttaaagtgaaaatagcTATGTTTCGCCAAGTACAAAAGGTTGAGAATGGCATCGAAGAATGAAGAATCAAAGAATGAtatcattttatagttttgcaaacTTACGCACTATACTGTACCTCTTTTGTTGTGACAGTGgttaagaaaagaggaaatgagagagaCTAAAATGTACAAGTGAGGGGAACTCAAGACCTGTCTCAGTGAGCCCCCCACACTCTTGTGTGTGGAAGAAATGATAACTAAAGAATCGTCTGTAAAGTGTACAGCAGCATCTGGATTTTCATGCCTGGTTTAAGCTTCAATAGATTGTTTGGattcattctgtctctctctgtgtgggtgtgtgtgtgtatgagcatacatacacatatttgagGTTAGGTAAAAAACTTttgtcataaaatatatgtaaagtggaAAGGATTGTAGAGATTATCTGacagttcttctttttttatggatgaatGCATCTGAGGCCAGACAGGAAAATGACTTATCGCTGGTTGAATTGCTGATTAGTGGCTGGATTGGAGGTAGAACCCAGATCATCTGCCTCTTCATTCTACTCATGTCCTGTCATGGAAATTAGTCaatccaattattattattatagaagtCTGTTTTCACGAGAAAGTTTGTGAACTGACAACCATAAAATCTGTGGTAAATTCACAGGCTTCATCAATGACATTGTGAAATATTGACCCTCAGCTTCCCAGATTGCAACTCCCCAAGTCTTGGTCTGTTTGCTGTTAGGATTTGTTACAACTTCTTGCTTATTGCCTTTTGTTACACAAGCAGTGCTGAATATGGGCTGGATATTGGAAAGAGCATAAGAAAATGAGAACCCACAGTTCTGTGATATGAGAACACTGATTGGCCAGTCACTGTTATCTTCAGGATGTGCTTTTCTTAAGGATGAACATATTTTGGTCCACAAGTTTCCAAGACAAGCACATTCCTGCCAACATGATCCTTGGACAAGCTGTTCTGGAATTTGAACTTGCTACTGGAAGAGGGTTAAgtccaggacacacacacacacatttcagtGGGGGGCAAGCTGTAGTTGGCTATGTTAGCACCTCATTATACAACAGTTTCAAGATAAAGTGATTCCAGATGTGCTCTCAGCAAGTACCTAGTACTTACGTTTTTAACCCATTAGGCTAAAAATCTGCTTTCAGAATTTGGGGGAAGCCAGAGTTAGTTAATTAACTAGTTATTCCTAGTTACTTCATAAAGTTGATTCTAAGTCGACTATAATTTGCAGTATGTTTCAAGTTAGAGGATACTCATTATAACCGTatgaaacatacatatttatagacacatatatgtattatcaCACAGACTTGCCTTTGACAATGATTAGAAGTTCATTTGAAGTACTGGTTTAATGATCATTAGGTTCCTTTGTCTCAGAAATTTCATTTAGAAACATTAGGAAAATATATATCTAAGAAGTAGTAGTCTAGTTTCTTCTTACTGATGAAGCTGCAGTGATAGTCATTGTGATTCTGAAGCATAAATTTCATGAGTAAGTCCTGGTTAAAAGGCTCCCTCCCTTGTTTAAAAAAAGCAAGATTTGAAATTTTTCGCTTTGtaacttaaatttacaaaaaagagTTAAAGAGAAAAGATGATGAATGTTTTCCTTGATAATTCATATTATTGTTAGGAATATGGAATTTTTGCCTCACTTGGCCCTAGAAAGTGGAGAGCTAAAGGTGaacatttcattttgctttcaaatattttaaatttgtctgCAGAAATTATGTTTTCTGCTGAATACAATGGAAGCCTTCTTAGCTGGTCTTACTTGAGAATATTGCATCCTAGTATgctcttttgattttattttgctctacagtaaatttttaaaaatttaggtaTGATATCTGGCATCAAGGACAACACCATTTATTTGCCAAAGGCTGTAACCTAGGGCATTATACACTAAATGGGAATATTGGCAAACATATTCTTCAGAGGTACCTGTTTTGCTGTAGGGCAGTACCTACAGCAAAGCAGTCTGGGTATGATGGACTCTGGATCCAGACTGTTTGGTTTCATTTCTGCTTCTGCTTTTTACTAGCCGTGTGCTTTAATTTCATGAATGTGAAAGATAAATAATAACTCATGAAGATTTAGTTAAGTCTGAACTTGTAAAGGAAGCACTTAGAACCATGCCTGGCATATGTTAAGTACTTCGCAAGTGTtagcttaaacaaacaaacaaatctcaaATTTTGTCTTTGTCATGTCAGAGAGGCTAACATCAAGTGATGGCTAAAGCAGCAAACAGCTAGTTAAATTTAAAAGGGAAATGATCTTTGGGATTAATTCTCTCTTGTGAAAAGTTTTCTAGAGCTTCCATCTAGCTGTGGCTAAAGCTAGAGGACAAGAAGGTGAGGAAAGTGTGGCAGAGTGTATGCCATTGATTAAAGAAAGGCCAGGACCTTGTTGTGTAACAGttgtttctattatttctatttctagagaAAGACCCTTGGTGTTACCCGTCAGCAGGATATGGACTGTAGTCTTTTGTGTGGATTGACAAACATTGGTAGTTTAACAATTTGAAGGGCTTTCTTTGCAGGAAATGAAAAAGTTGTGATTTTCCATAAGTCATTTAGAGAGTCACTATTGAGCCAGCCAGGCTGGGCCTGCTAGTCTATACAATGGTTTTGTGACAATTAGCCTTGTGCTGTTGCAGCATTTCAGACTCATGGAGCCTTTTGCTTAGAAGACCTCTCTTCCTTCTGGCTGACACAGCCCCATCCCAGGGTGCAGGGCCTGACAAGTGGAGTACAGGCTGGATTTCAGCCCtgaccaccccctccccccaggaCATGGTACAGCACACAAATGGCACATTGAATGTGGTAGTCATGAAGACAGGTTTTTGAATTTTACTTTCTGTGCTTCAGCTCAGAAAatatgttgtttattttatttttcagtcataGTCTACTTCAATACTGGAACTGGGGAAGAGATGGTTCAGTATTTTTTGTCATTGAATCCAATGGTTGATTGTTAATTATTACTTAAGATAATCCACAAATATCCTGCTGACAGTCCAAGATGGTTTTCTATcagaggttttatgaagccactTAATTTAGGGTTAAGGTCCTGCTGAACCTTACAGGAGTCTAAAAGCAAGGAGAAAGGCATCAGAATATCACACCCTTTTAGCTGTAAATCATATTTCTGTAATGCTGTTGCTACTTTTTGTTTTACATGCTCTTGCAATTTAAGATGATGCATTTTATTTCCAATGGTTTGCAATCTGTAACTGAAAGACAGAATGCTCGGAAAAGCCTCTGGCTAAAAACCAGTCTATTGACATAGAATCATGTCAGTAGTGGCCCCAGGAGATGTGTGGGTTTTGGCCTGTCTTGTTTCTCATCCAATATTTCTTTTCAGTATTATCACAGTTAAATTCCTCATTGGATATGCAATAGATTAAAATCACATTAAAGTTTGGACTTAAAACAAGCATAGCAAAAAATCTTGATTCTTTGACATTAGCTCCCAAGATTCTTCTATTATGGTTTCAGTGGTCCTGAACTTTGGAAGATGCTGATCAGGTAATAACTCTTCTGTCCCTTACAAGGAGGATGTCACCTGTAAAAAGGCACTGAGAAGTTTTATTGtctcaaatatatttattctgattcttaagaaaacttgaaataacttgtgttgttttgttcttatttttgtttagaaatctttaattttcatttccctgcccTGAGTCTTTTCCATTCTGAAATGAGTACAAACTACTTTTTAGCTCATACATAGGCTCTAGAAACAGTTGTTTCGATTGTTAAATTTTTATCTGACAGTAATTAACATGCACTTAATACATTATGGTTTATAAAGTACTTTTTCAAATGCATTACATGTTTAATATCATGATCTTTTGAGATGGACATTacaattttctccttttctgcaaactgggaaactaaagctcagagatcCACATACTGTGCTACCCAAAGAATATAGGAAGAGAACCAGACTTTTTACcttttattgattaaaaaaagagaCGTGTCCTCACAATTTCCATGTGATTAACCAGTCTCAAAATTATAAGACATCCTTTTCTCACTTAATTACATGTAGTGTTGTTGCGGGACTTTTCGTTAGTTCAGCTGAAGATGGGGTTCTTGTCACAGGGCATTGAAAATTTAGGCTCGCAGACAATTTAAAGGGTGACTAAGGCaaggttttattgggtgaaaaggaagacaaggggaaagggagactctTAGCAAAGCCAGAGAGTGTGCTTCTTGCCCCTGGGCTTCCTGCCTTGCAGACTGAATCCCAGGTTTCACCCAGaaggaggaggggccaggctcctccctgcagacttctgtggctccaccccagtgTGCAGACCCGTAGGGGTTTTGCCGGGTAGCCTTTCCCACGTGACTGTCTCAGTGTAGTACATGTGATGTGGCCTAAATTGGGAAATACCTAAATTAGTAGCTACCTGTGAATTTGTCCTAACTTGGAGAATCTtttgaaatgatttaaaattctttGGGTTTTCAGctcagaccacacacacacacacacacgaattaaCAACCCTCAAGCAAAATTAATGGTAGTGCATCTGCAGCTTTTCGAAGTAATTGGAGAACCTTGAACCCCAGCTAATTTGACATTTTCaccttttctaactttttttcagAGTGTTT is a window encoding:
- the LOC129466759 gene encoding uncharacterized protein encodes the protein MQGLVFEPQESAPYALIPPYSALFADESLVISSARLKVLRRPSGFVVMGGKWHCVGGLTQCGTEVTGLGGGGAAPQRRRRRRQDAAPGLSGYQPATRKVGGKAAWRLGAARRKRELAAQGQTALAAPAWGAAAGGACAAPLPGEKETSAVSRPGCDRKTEGEEGKGEGGSGRGRRGSRGDEEVRRRWQVPGLRRPGVSGSGRGPSKAPSSPAWANWEAVGCAPATLACVVENLESPTASELILGRLEAPRSFRERAGRCRDALLGRVQGGKRARPVGSCPRLCTCLLTWRTVAVESLRPGEGRGGAVAAHYLCPGSPEGSRSCQIKPPDPRENPEASLSFADGASLKGKFKVQLDTAALEWELVAVVMKEPRQLCL